A single genomic interval of Nostoc commune NIES-4072 harbors:
- a CDS encoding ABC transporter ATP-binding protein, giving the protein MTNDYLLDVQNVHAGYIKDVDILQGVNFCVAPGELVTVIGPNGAGKSTLAKAIFGLLIPHTGTITFKGENLVGLKSNEIVQRGMCYVPQIANVFPSLSVEENLEMGAFVLNVPLKPIKDKIFTMFPRLSDRRRQRAGTLSGGERQMLAMGKALMLEPSLLILDEPSAALSPILVTQVFEQIKQINQAGTAIVLVEQNARKALEMANRGYVLESGRDAISGPGQELLNDPKVGELYLGAGKRH; this is encoded by the coding sequence ATGACAAATGATTATTTACTAGATGTCCAAAATGTCCACGCTGGATACATTAAAGATGTAGATATCCTGCAAGGCGTAAATTTTTGCGTTGCACCAGGCGAATTGGTAACTGTGATTGGCCCCAACGGCGCTGGTAAATCTACTTTAGCAAAAGCAATTTTTGGACTTTTGATCCCCCACACAGGGACAATTACCTTCAAAGGTGAAAATCTCGTGGGGCTAAAGTCCAATGAAATAGTTCAACGAGGAATGTGCTACGTACCGCAAATCGCCAATGTTTTCCCCTCCCTTAGTGTTGAAGAGAACTTGGAGATGGGTGCTTTTGTGCTTAACGTTCCTCTGAAACCAATTAAAGATAAAATATTTACTATGTTCCCCAGACTAAGCGATCGCCGTCGTCAACGCGCCGGTACTCTCTCTGGAGGAGAACGCCAGATGCTAGCGATGGGCAAAGCTTTGATGTTGGAACCTAGTTTGCTGATTTTGGATGAACCATCTGCTGCTTTGTCCCCGATTTTGGTGACACAAGTGTTTGAGCAGATTAAACAAATTAATCAGGCGGGTACTGCGATCGTATTAGTGGAACAAAATGCCCGTAAGGCTTTAGAAATGGCTAATCGCGGCTATGTACTGGAGTCAGGACGCGATGCTATTTCAGGCCCAGGTCAAGAACTGTTGAACGATCCTAAAGTGGGTGAGCTATATCTGGGAGCAGGTAAAAGACATTAA
- a CDS encoding ATP phosphoribosyltransferase regulatory subunit, whose translation MVYQPAAGARDLLPLDVEKKRWIEDRLQQVFHRWGYHRIITSTLERMDTLMAGEAIQRQMVIQLQNGEDDELGLRPELTASIARTVVTRMANATYPQRLYYNANVFRRTWESRHNRQQEFYQAGVELLGAGGLLANAEVLLLVADCLAALGLQEWHLILGEAGITRSLLSAFPANLQDKVRSAIAHLDRITIDTLPLSDKLRDRARTMLDLRGPSADVLQKVSSLDLDEEQREAVNNLKSLVELLESEKKFPLILDLSLIQTIDYYTGIVFEVVNDTESQARVLGRGGRYDQLLGLYHPQGENIPGIGFGLSIEDLYQVLLSTQQLPQATPTSDWLVVPETASANAFAFAYAQKLRDSTDLVRVEIDLGGRDADAIRQYASDRGIAQIVWMKADGSPKIEPLR comes from the coding sequence ATGGTGTATCAACCAGCAGCAGGAGCCAGGGATTTATTGCCCTTGGATGTGGAGAAAAAACGCTGGATTGAAGATAGATTACAGCAGGTGTTTCACCGTTGGGGATATCACAGGATTATCACCTCGACTTTAGAACGCATGGATACTCTGATGGCGGGGGAAGCAATCCAGCGCCAGATGGTGATTCAACTACAAAATGGCGAAGATGATGAATTAGGGCTACGTCCAGAATTAACAGCATCCATTGCTCGCACAGTTGTCACTCGCATGGCAAATGCAACTTATCCGCAACGGTTGTACTATAACGCTAATGTGTTTCGCCGCACTTGGGAAAGTAGACACAATCGCCAGCAAGAGTTTTATCAAGCTGGGGTGGAATTATTAGGTGCTGGCGGATTGTTGGCGAATGCGGAAGTACTACTGTTAGTAGCAGATTGTTTAGCAGCACTAGGGTTGCAGGAATGGCATTTAATTTTAGGTGAAGCGGGAATTACCCGATCGCTCCTGAGTGCCTTTCCTGCTAATTTACAGGATAAAGTTCGCAGTGCGATCGCTCATCTTGACCGCATTACTATAGATACTTTACCTCTAAGTGATAAACTACGCGATCGTGCCCGAACCATGCTAGATTTGCGTGGCCCCAGTGCAGACGTGTTGCAAAAAGTTAGTAGTTTGGATCTAGACGAAGAACAGCGAGAAGCAGTAAATAACCTCAAATCCCTAGTAGAATTACTGGAATCAGAGAAAAAATTTCCGTTAATCCTCGACCTCAGCCTCATCCAGACCATAGATTATTACACTGGTATCGTTTTTGAAGTTGTTAATGATACCGAATCTCAAGCTAGAGTTTTAGGGCGAGGTGGTCGCTACGACCAGCTTTTGGGGCTATATCATCCCCAAGGAGAAAACATTCCCGGTATTGGTTTTGGACTAAGTATTGAAGATTTATACCAAGTTCTGTTGTCAACTCAGCAATTACCACAGGCAACTCCAACAAGTGATTGGTTGGTAGTACCAGAGACAGCTAGCGCTAACGCCTTTGCCTTTGCCTACGCGCAAAAACTCAGAGATTCTACTGATTTAGTGCGCGTAGAAATTGATTTAGGGGGAAGGGATGCAGACGCTATTCGCCAATATGCAAGCGATCGCGGCATTGCCCAAATTGTTTGGATGAAAGCTGATGGCTCACCAAAAATTGAACCATTGCGTTAA
- a CDS encoding phycobiliprotein lyase has protein sequence MNIEEFFQLSTGKWFSHRTSQHLAFKESEESKSDIIIETLALDDPKVIKLCQQYEINPSSASCAAKITWNGTIEKDKTKHSGSTVLVSVTDADNPAEGKLLREIVDTDKTPVAGHYKFDSDGALILTIEDETMSLEERLWFASPNLRMRVNVLKSSDGFSIASFTSEIRMGGFPPAAKASEAANSVSS, from the coding sequence ATGAATATTGAAGAGTTTTTTCAGTTAAGTACTGGTAAATGGTTTTCTCATCGTACAAGTCAACATTTAGCTTTTAAAGAATCTGAAGAGAGTAAGTCAGACATCATCATTGAGACGCTGGCACTAGATGATCCAAAAGTGATCAAACTATGTCAACAGTACGAAATTAATCCTAGTTCCGCTTCTTGTGCTGCCAAAATTACCTGGAACGGCACAATAGAAAAAGATAAAACAAAACACAGTGGTTCAACTGTGTTAGTTTCTGTAACTGATGCAGATAATCCAGCTGAAGGTAAGTTACTGCGGGAAATAGTTGATACCGATAAAACTCCAGTTGCTGGACACTATAAATTTGACAGTGATGGTGCTTTAATTCTAACTATAGAGGATGAAACCATGTCGTTAGAGGAGCGTCTGTGGTTTGCTAGCCCCAATTTACGAATGCGGGTAAATGTCCTCAAGAGTTCTGATGGATTTAGTATCGCTTCTTTTACTTCTGAGATTCGCATGGGTGGTTTTCCACCAGCTGCGAAGGCTTCAGAAGCGGCTAATTCAGTATCGAGTTAG
- a CDS encoding indolepyruvate ferredoxin oxidoreductase subunit alpha: MPHTIVTEVCEGVADCVDACPVACIHDGPGKNAKGTDWYWIDFATCIDCGICLQVCPVEGAILAEERPELQKTP; this comes from the coding sequence ATGCCGCACACAATTGTTACAGAAGTCTGTGAAGGCGTTGCTGACTGCGTAGATGCCTGTCCAGTAGCTTGTATTCATGATGGCCCAGGCAAAAATGCCAAGGGAACTGATTGGTACTGGATTGACTTTGCCACTTGCATCGATTGTGGTATATGTCTCCAAGTTTGCCCAGTAGAAGGGGCAATTCTTGCAGAAGAACGACCAGAGTTGCAAAAAACTCCCTAA
- a CDS encoding UbiD family decarboxylase, which translates to MARDLRGFIKILEDKGQLRRISALVDPDLEIAEISNRMLQKGGPGLLFENVKGASFPVAVNLMGTVERICWAMNMQHPEELETLGKKLSMLQQPKPPKKISQAIDFGKVLFDVLKAKPGRDFFPACQQVVLQGNDLDLNKLPLIRPYIGDAGKIITLGLVITKDCETGTPNVGVYRLQLQSKNTMTVHWLSVRGGARHLRKAAERGKKLEVAIALGVDPLIIMAAATPIPVDLSEWLFAGLYGGSGVQLAKCKTVDLEVPADSEFVLEGTITPGEVLPDGPFGDHMGYYGGVEDSPLIRFECMTHRKNPIYLTTFSGRPPKEEAMMAIALNRIYTPILRQQVSEIVDFFLPMEALSYKAAIISIDKAYPGQARRAALAFWSALPQFTYTKFVIVVDKDINIRDPRQVVWAISSKVDPVRDVFILPNTPFDTLDFASEKIGLGGRMGIDATTKIPPETDHEWGSPLESDPDVAAMVERRWAEYGLAELQLGEVDPNLFGYDMK; encoded by the coding sequence ATGGCAAGAGACTTGCGGGGATTCATTAAAATTTTGGAAGATAAGGGACAATTACGGCGAATTTCAGCTTTAGTTGACCCAGATTTAGAAATTGCTGAGATTTCCAACCGGATGCTACAAAAAGGTGGCCCAGGATTGTTGTTTGAAAATGTCAAAGGCGCTTCTTTCCCGGTGGCGGTGAATTTGATGGGAACTGTGGAAAGGATTTGCTGGGCGATGAATATGCAGCATCCAGAGGAGTTGGAAACTCTGGGGAAAAAACTAAGTATGCTGCAACAGCCAAAACCGCCGAAGAAGATTTCCCAAGCGATAGATTTTGGGAAAGTGCTGTTTGATGTGCTGAAAGCAAAACCAGGGCGTGACTTTTTTCCTGCTTGTCAGCAAGTTGTACTTCAAGGTAATGATTTAGATTTAAACAAGTTGCCCCTGATACGTCCTTATATTGGTGATGCTGGCAAGATTATCACGTTAGGACTAGTAATTACCAAAGATTGTGAGACGGGTACTCCAAATGTAGGTGTGTATCGCTTGCAACTGCAATCCAAGAATACGATGACGGTTCACTGGTTATCGGTGCGGGGTGGGGCCAGGCATTTGCGAAAAGCGGCCGAACGTGGGAAGAAATTAGAAGTTGCGATCGCACTTGGTGTAGATCCTCTAATTATCATGGCAGCAGCTACACCCATCCCTGTAGATTTATCAGAATGGCTGTTTGCTGGACTTTACGGCGGTTCTGGTGTGCAGTTGGCGAAGTGCAAAACTGTAGATTTGGAAGTTCCCGCAGATTCAGAATTTGTTTTGGAAGGGACGATTACACCAGGAGAAGTTTTACCGGATGGGCCTTTTGGCGACCACATGGGTTATTACGGCGGTGTAGAGGATTCGCCGTTAATCCGCTTTGAGTGTATGACGCACCGGAAAAATCCGATTTACTTAACAACATTTAGCGGTCGTCCACCTAAAGAAGAAGCGATGATGGCGATCGCACTAAATCGTATTTATACGCCTATTCTGCGGCAACAAGTATCAGAAATCGTCGATTTCTTCCTACCAATGGAAGCTTTGAGTTACAAAGCGGCGATTATTTCCATTGATAAAGCATATCCGGGACAAGCGCGACGGGCAGCTTTAGCATTTTGGAGTGCTTTACCACAATTTACATACACCAAATTTGTAATTGTTGTAGATAAAGACATAAATATTCGCGATCCGCGTCAAGTTGTGTGGGCAATTAGTTCTAAAGTTGATCCAGTGCGGGATGTCTTCATTCTGCCAAATACACCTTTTGATACCTTGGATTTTGCCAGTGAAAAGATTGGCTTAGGTGGACGCATGGGAATTGATGCGACTACAAAGATTCCGCCGGAAACAGACCATGAATGGGGTTCGCCTTTGGAATCTGATCCAGATGTGGCGGCGATGGTAGAAAGGCGATGGGCGGAGTATGGTTTAGCAGAGTTGCAGTTAGGAGAAGTAGACCCAAATTTGTTTGGTTACGATATGAAGTAG
- a CDS encoding J domain-containing protein, with amino-acid sequence MSFKIDRGLFKYDFIDHHAVLCVPVDADVKEIRKRYLKIARRLHPDSSFTETDEQKQLGNEFLSKLVNPAYEKLCGDRTRTEYILILSQIGKRLLQESTSVTLTTELAKQLAQTPNLEHFYKSAIAKIAETQYDSLEQALQVIAQVSELNLVYLMRSASKLSAAPRPPAQPKVESVTPQSNTPPAPAPAPPKEDLIVEQYIRRAQSLIDKNQFAQAKVELQDALKLEPKNSHCHSLIAMVYLKQNQLKMAKIHFDNALKLDPNDEAALQWKPKIDRAIGQQPSDHKVTSSANNGDKQPDKSGSGGLFGGLFGGKKK; translated from the coding sequence ATGTCTTTCAAAATAGATCGTGGACTATTTAAATATGATTTCATAGATCATCACGCAGTTTTATGCGTTCCAGTGGATGCGGATGTCAAAGAGATTCGCAAACGCTATCTCAAAATTGCCCGTCGCTTACACCCGGATAGTAGTTTTACTGAAACTGATGAACAAAAACAGCTAGGGAACGAATTTTTATCAAAGTTGGTTAACCCAGCTTACGAAAAACTGTGTGGCGATCGCACTCGCACAGAATATATTTTAATTTTGTCGCAAATTGGCAAGCGCCTGCTACAAGAATCTACTTCAGTGACTCTCACCACCGAGTTGGCTAAACAGTTAGCCCAGACGCCTAATCTTGAGCATTTCTATAAAAGTGCGATCGCTAAAATCGCTGAAACTCAATATGATTCTTTAGAGCAAGCACTGCAAGTCATTGCCCAAGTTAGTGAGTTGAATTTAGTGTATTTAATGCGGAGTGCAAGCAAACTATCCGCAGCGCCGCGGCCACCTGCTCAACCCAAAGTCGAATCAGTTACGCCTCAGTCAAATACACCACCAGCACCAGCACCAGCGCCACCAAAAGAAGACTTGATTGTAGAACAGTATATTCGTCGCGCTCAATCTTTGATTGATAAAAACCAATTTGCCCAAGCCAAAGTAGAGTTGCAGGATGCCCTCAAGCTAGAACCTAAAAATAGTCATTGCCATAGTTTAATTGCAATGGTGTATTTGAAGCAAAATCAGCTAAAAATGGCAAAAATCCACTTCGACAATGCTCTTAAATTAGACCCCAACGACGAAGCGGCTCTGCAATGGAAGCCTAAAATAGATAGAGCTATAGGACAACAACCAAGTGATCATAAGGTGACTTCATCCGCCAATAATGGAGATAAGCAACCAGATAAATCTGGTAGTGGTGGTTTGTTCGGTGGTTTGTTTGGTGGGAAGAAAAAATAA
- a CDS encoding thermonuclease family protein has protein sequence MPMHLSNWVRKIAILACLLLLVSCQGKNQLPNNEAQVKVARVVSGQSLEVVGMAEQPNLISQVRLVGIDAPDLRQRPWGDAAKEQLENLIGGAEQSVTLEFDLETKDKIGRTLAYVWKNKVLLNEELVKQGNAMFVERSPNHKYDQRLERAQQWARLMGQGIWNPEKPMHLTPAEFRRQNL, from the coding sequence ATGCCTATGCATCTTAGTAATTGGGTGCGAAAAATAGCGATTTTGGCTTGCTTGTTGCTCTTGGTAAGTTGCCAAGGTAAAAACCAACTGCCAAACAATGAGGCTCAGGTAAAAGTAGCGCGGGTAGTTAGTGGGCAAAGTTTGGAAGTGGTAGGCATGGCTGAACAACCAAATTTAATTTCCCAAGTGCGCTTAGTTGGCATTGATGCACCAGATTTGCGACAGCGACCTTGGGGGGACGCAGCAAAAGAACAGTTAGAAAATCTAATTGGAGGTGCAGAACAATCGGTAACGCTGGAGTTTGATTTAGAAACAAAAGACAAAATCGGACGAACTCTAGCTTATGTATGGAAAAATAAGGTGTTGTTGAATGAGGAATTAGTGAAACAAGGGAATGCAATGTTTGTTGAGCGATCGCCTAATCACAAATATGACCAGCGTTTAGAACGCGCCCAACAATGGGCTAGACTTATGGGCCAAGGAATCTGGAACCCAGAAAAACCGATGCACCTTACTCCTGCTGAGTTTCGCCGTCAAAATCTTTGA
- a CDS encoding inositol monophosphatase family protein, with the protein MTNLQIFLDIATEAALAAGVVLQGYLGKLEDAIIEKGRPGDLVTAADKASEEVILEILRRHFPDHSILAEESGKLGNQENEYLWAIDPLDGTTNYAHQYPFFAVSIGLLINGVPQLGVIYDPFHNELFRAAAGLGATRNRRPIKVSATSELNKSLLVTGFAYDRRETSDNNYAEFSHLTHLTQGVRRSGSASLDLAYVACGRVDGYWERGLAPWDIAAGIILLQEAGGKVTAYDGTPVKIESGRILATNSYIHDSLSNELLQVPPLSAWV; encoded by the coding sequence ATGACTAATCTACAAATTTTTCTAGATATTGCTACTGAAGCTGCCTTAGCTGCTGGTGTCGTTTTGCAAGGTTATTTAGGTAAATTAGAAGACGCAATTATTGAAAAAGGTCGCCCTGGTGATTTAGTCACTGCTGCTGATAAAGCCTCAGAAGAGGTGATTTTAGAAATTTTGCGCCGCCACTTTCCCGATCACTCTATCCTTGCTGAAGAATCAGGAAAATTAGGTAATCAAGAGAATGAATACCTTTGGGCAATAGATCCCCTAGATGGCACAACCAACTACGCTCATCAATACCCATTTTTTGCTGTTTCTATTGGACTGTTAATTAATGGCGTTCCGCAACTTGGTGTAATTTATGACCCTTTCCATAATGAGCTATTCCGGGCTGCTGCTGGCTTAGGAGCAACGCGTAATCGTCGCCCCATTAAGGTTTCGGCAACATCGGAACTTAATAAAAGCTTACTAGTCACAGGATTTGCTTACGATCGCCGCGAAACCTCTGATAACAACTACGCAGAATTTAGTCACCTGACTCATCTAACTCAAGGAGTCAGACGAAGCGGTTCCGCATCGCTAGATTTAGCATACGTTGCCTGTGGACGTGTCGATGGTTACTGGGAACGAGGGCTTGCTCCTTGGGATATTGCAGCCGGAATAATTTTGTTACAAGAGGCTGGGGGCAAAGTTACCGCCTACGATGGGACACCTGTCAAAATTGAGTCAGGTAGAATTCTTGCTACAAATAGTTATATTCACGACTCTCTCAGTAACGAACTTTTACAAGTTCCACCACTGTCAGCATGGGTTTAG
- a CDS encoding HEAT repeat domain-containing protein gives MAALSLQEISTQLESPNLRDRMVALANLRHASPEDAVPLIKKVLDDESLQLRSMAIFALGIKPTPECYSILVRILENDPDYGMRADAAGALGYLGDARAFEVLSRAFYEDTDWLVRFSAAVSLGNIKDPRAHQILIQALDSKEVVLQQAAISALGEIQDIESVDQILRFAQSDDWLVRQRLAEALGNLPTPKSVSALKYLEKDNHFNVAEAARIGLKKLEGIGNQA, from the coding sequence ATGGCAGCTCTAAGCTTACAAGAAATTTCTACTCAGTTAGAAAGTCCGAATTTACGCGATCGCATGGTAGCCCTAGCCAATCTGCGTCATGCGTCTCCTGAGGATGCAGTTCCTTTAATTAAAAAGGTACTAGATGACGAATCTTTGCAACTGCGATCTATGGCAATTTTTGCCCTTGGAATCAAGCCAACACCAGAGTGTTATTCAATTTTGGTCAGAATTCTCGAAAATGACCCCGATTATGGTATGCGTGCTGATGCTGCTGGTGCTTTAGGATATTTAGGTGATGCCAGAGCCTTTGAAGTACTTTCACGGGCATTTTATGAAGATACTGATTGGCTAGTACGCTTTAGTGCAGCCGTTTCTTTAGGTAACATTAAAGATCCTCGTGCCCATCAAATACTTATTCAGGCATTGGATAGCAAAGAAGTAGTGTTGCAACAAGCAGCAATCTCTGCACTGGGAGAAATTCAAGATATTGAGTCAGTCGATCAGATCCTGCGCTTCGCACAATCAGATGATTGGTTAGTAAGGCAGCGTTTGGCAGAAGCTTTGGGTAATCTTCCTACTCCCAAGAGTGTTTCAGCTTTAAAATACTTAGAAAAAGACAATCATTTCAACGTTGCCGAGGCAGCCAGGATTGGACTCAAGAAGCTTGAGGGAATAGGCAATCAAGCTTAA
- a CDS encoding twin-arginine translocation signal domain-containing protein, with protein sequence MSRINGFLGRRDFLKFASLVGIAATAFGDSFWNTEFRKI encoded by the coding sequence ATGAGTCGAATTAATGGATTTCTAGGACGACGTGATTTCTTAAAATTTGCCAGTTTAGTAGGTATTGCAGCTACTGCTTTTGGTGATAGTTTTTGGAATACAGAATTTAGAAAAATTTAA
- a CDS encoding MBL fold metallo-hydrolase, translating to MCPLPQVPSHTTKPPRAVFPNEVPSAGSLQSNFAQESIFAFPPNRDTLGGTSYLIVRNEGNILIDCPALDQTNQDFLRSHGGVRWLFITHRGAIGKTAEFQQIFSCEVLIQEQEAYLLPGLTLTTFSQEFTLDAAAQAIWTPGHSPGSSCFYYSERGGILFSGRHLLPNQHGEPVPLRTAKTFHWPRQIQSLRFLLENFTPETLRYICPGANTGFLRGKRVIDQAYQHLASLDLSALLRIQPF from the coding sequence ATGTGCCCTTTACCTCAAGTGCCAAGTCATACAACTAAGCCACCACGGGCTGTCTTCCCTAACGAAGTTCCTAGCGCAGGTTCTCTACAATCGAACTTCGCACAAGAGAGCATTTTTGCTTTTCCACCCAATCGGGACACATTAGGAGGAACCTCTTATCTTATTGTAAGAAATGAAGGCAATATCCTGATAGACTGCCCTGCCCTAGACCAAACAAATCAAGATTTTTTGCGATCGCATGGAGGCGTGCGTTGGTTATTTATTACCCATCGAGGCGCAATTGGCAAGACTGCTGAATTTCAGCAAATCTTTAGCTGCGAGGTTTTGATTCAAGAGCAAGAAGCTTATTTGTTACCAGGCTTAACCTTAACTACCTTTAGCCAGGAATTTACGCTTGATGCCGCAGCCCAAGCAATTTGGACACCAGGTCATTCTCCCGGTTCATCTTGCTTCTACTACAGCGAACGTGGAGGTATATTATTTTCTGGTCGTCATTTACTCCCTAACCAGCACGGTGAACCAGTACCATTACGGACAGCCAAAACCTTTCACTGGCCCAGGCAAATTCAGAGTCTTCGATTCTTGTTAGAAAATTTTACACCAGAAACTCTCCGCTACATTTGTCCCGGTGCTAATACAGGCTTTCTCAGAGGCAAGCGCGTTATTGATCAAGCTTATCAACACCTCGCCTCTCTAGATTTATCAGCTTTGCTGCGGATACAGCCTTTTTGA
- a CDS encoding 2Fe-2S iron-sulfur cluster-binding protein, whose translation MSRTYTIRVRDRATGQTHTLQVPEDRYILHSGEKQGVELPFSCRNGACTTCAVRVLSGEIYQPEAIGLSPDLRRQGYALLCVSYPRSDLEVETQDEDEVYELQFGRYFARGKVKAGLPLDEE comes from the coding sequence ATGTCCCGTACATATACAATTAGAGTTCGCGATCGCGCCACTGGCCAAACCCACACCCTGCAAGTCCCAGAAGACCGCTACATCCTGCACTCTGGCGAAAAACAAGGGGTAGAACTGCCGTTTTCCTGCCGTAACGGGGCTTGTACCACTTGTGCGGTGAGAGTTTTATCGGGAGAAATTTACCAACCGGAGGCGATCGGATTGTCGCCAGATTTACGTCGGCAAGGTTACGCCTTGTTATGTGTGAGTTACCCCCGTTCTGACTTGGAGGTAGAGACACAAGACGAAGATGAAGTCTACGAACTCCAGTTTGGTCGGTATTTTGCTAGGGGGAAAGTTAAAGCAGGTTTACCCTTAGATGAGGAATAA
- a CDS encoding site-2 protease family protein, whose protein sequence is MAFWFLFILLLGLATYLMVQHSVAQITRTPVWLLWLVLMAPALLLSGWTLVYGPKQPPPPALILWSIFVSTVLYWTLFQWGRRSPRDTQAQTQPQASESPPTIQPITEPIVRPIEPTEETQLRNCFPWSVYYVQNIEYRPQAVICRGQLRTKANNAYQQIKTNIEAQFGDRFLLIFQEGLNDKPFFVLVPNTQAAKERNNTTPRREQERLTRPGLALLLLAATLVTTTLVGVEIAGVSLPPLWEAGSLFKVLSNPDVLFKGLPYALGLMTILGIHELGHYLTARFYKIRSTLPYFIPIPFFLGTFGAFIQMRSPIPNRKALFDISIAGPIAGFVVTVPLLIWGLAHSDVVSITEKTRLLNPDALNPKYSILLALLSKLALGSQLTAKSALDLHPVAVAGFLGLIVTALNLMPVGQLDGGHIVHAMFGQRTAMVIGQIARVLLLLLALVREEFLVWAIILLFMPLIDEPALNDVTELDNQRDVWGLLAMALLIVIILPLPQAIANFLQI, encoded by the coding sequence ATGGCATTTTGGTTTCTATTTATCCTCCTACTGGGGCTAGCTACTTATCTAATGGTGCAGCACAGCGTCGCTCAGATCACCCGGACGCCAGTATGGTTATTGTGGCTGGTTTTAATGGCACCAGCATTACTGTTGAGTGGATGGACGCTGGTGTATGGGCCGAAACAACCTCCACCGCCAGCGCTGATTCTTTGGTCGATATTTGTCTCCACAGTGTTGTACTGGACATTGTTTCAATGGGGACGTCGATCGCCAAGAGATACACAGGCCCAAACCCAACCCCAAGCCTCAGAATCACCCCCGACTATCCAGCCTATTACAGAACCAATAGTGCGTCCCATTGAGCCAACAGAAGAAACTCAACTACGAAATTGTTTTCCTTGGTCTGTATACTACGTTCAAAATATTGAGTATCGGCCACAAGCTGTGATTTGCCGTGGTCAGTTGCGAACTAAAGCTAACAACGCCTATCAGCAGATTAAAACTAATATTGAAGCACAATTTGGCGATCGCTTCTTGCTGATCTTTCAAGAAGGTTTAAATGACAAACCTTTCTTTGTGCTGGTTCCCAACACTCAAGCTGCTAAAGAGAGAAATAATACAACACCACGACGCGAACAGGAACGCTTAACTCGACCAGGATTAGCACTTTTACTGCTAGCAGCTACTTTGGTAACTACTACCTTGGTGGGAGTAGAAATTGCTGGTGTTTCTCTACCGCCTCTATGGGAAGCCGGTTCTTTGTTCAAAGTTCTATCTAACCCAGATGTTCTATTCAAGGGATTACCCTATGCTTTAGGGTTAATGACTATTTTGGGTATTCACGAACTTGGGCATTATTTAACAGCTAGATTCTACAAGATTCGCTCAACTTTGCCTTACTTTATTCCCATACCCTTCTTCTTGGGAACTTTCGGTGCATTTATTCAGATGCGTAGTCCTATTCCTAACCGCAAAGCTTTATTTGACATTAGTATCGCTGGGCCAATTGCAGGCTTTGTGGTGACTGTCCCATTACTAATATGGGGTTTGGCTCATTCTGATGTGGTTTCCATCACTGAAAAAACCCGACTTTTAAATCCTGATGCCCTTAATCCCAAGTATTCCATTTTACTAGCACTACTCTCGAAGTTAGCCTTGGGTAGTCAGTTAACGGCAAAATCAGCCCTTGATTTGCATCCAGTTGCAGTAGCTGGTTTTTTGGGACTAATTGTTACAGCCTTAAATTTAATGCCTGTGGGACAGCTAGATGGAGGTCACATTGTCCATGCAATGTTCGGACAACGAACTGCGATGGTAATTGGTCAAATTGCTCGTGTGTTATTGCTATTACTGGCTTTAGTCAGAGAAGAATTTTTGGTGTGGGCAATTATCTTATTATTTATGCCATTGATTGATGAGCCTGCACTGAATGATGTCACTGAATTGGATAACCAACGTGACGTTTGGGGATTACTGGCAATGGCATTGCTGATTGTAATTATTTTGCCACTACCGCAGGCGATCGCTAACTTTTTGCAAATTTAA